From a single Pseudomonas triticicola genomic region:
- a CDS encoding tetratricopeptide repeat protein: MFFRFIVLSLGLLTTSYALAAPQVLKEIPASLLGDASRQKVFVLTGDADEASNRLLIAPVQARNEEILLDTSKALPLIKSQYSSALQGVFSVHVLKGRAGVMTVIDPQAEEAVVKQPFVEAGDYIALVTSEEDNAVYNFNLLFAFNKGSKQFELKALLEVANNDSCDRSLVSVVELPVQTLGPIALASFDGREVLQKLQVARTGSIEGVRKKLMTVDSADLLDMALAAYRKGDDSSFKDTMSYALMGGGSHDTCPPDSYIVAKYYYPQRPGWSNDLGFLLGEAGFYAESIELLDAVVASHPNRTVAYLNLADSYWAVNDKERAVAAYKQYASRMSEAGKASKIPARVGERSAVAPEA, encoded by the coding sequence ATGTTCTTCCGCTTTATCGTGTTGAGCCTTGGGCTGCTAACCACTTCATACGCACTCGCTGCCCCACAAGTCCTGAAGGAAATTCCGGCTAGCTTGCTGGGTGATGCATCACGGCAAAAGGTATTTGTTCTGACAGGGGATGCGGACGAGGCCTCCAATCGGTTGTTGATCGCGCCGGTGCAGGCACGTAATGAGGAAATTTTGCTCGATACGTCGAAGGCGCTGCCTCTGATCAAGAGTCAGTACTCGTCCGCTCTTCAGGGTGTCTTCAGCGTCCATGTACTCAAAGGTCGCGCTGGCGTCATGACCGTCATTGATCCACAGGCTGAGGAAGCTGTGGTCAAGCAACCGTTCGTTGAGGCTGGGGATTACATCGCGCTGGTAACCAGCGAGGAAGATAACGCGGTTTACAACTTCAACCTGTTGTTCGCCTTCAACAAAGGTTCAAAGCAGTTTGAGCTGAAAGCTCTGCTGGAAGTGGCGAACAACGACTCCTGTGACCGGTCGCTTGTTAGCGTAGTGGAGTTGCCGGTGCAGACACTGGGCCCCATCGCTCTCGCTTCTTTCGATGGGCGTGAAGTGCTGCAGAAGCTGCAGGTTGCTCGTACTGGCAGTATTGAGGGCGTTAGAAAGAAGTTGATGACCGTCGATTCGGCTGATTTGCTGGATATGGCGCTGGCAGCCTACCGAAAGGGTGATGACTCTTCCTTCAAGGATACGATGAGCTACGCGTTGATGGGCGGTGGTTCGCATGACACTTGTCCCCCGGATAGCTATATCGTCGCAAAGTACTACTACCCGCAGCGTCCCGGCTGGTCCAACGACCTTGGGTTTTTACTGGGCGAGGCGGGTTTCTACGCTGAGTCGATTGAGTTGCTCGATGCAGTGGTTGCCAGCCACCCAAATAGGACGGTTGCTTACCTGAATCTCGCTGACAGTTATTGGGCCGTGAACGATAAAGAGCGGGCGGTGGCGGCGTACAAGCAATACGCATCGCGAATGTCTGAAGCGGGAAAAGCTTCGAAAATCCCGGCGAGGGTGGGTGAGCGCAGCGCTGTGGCGCCCGAGGCGTGA